A single region of the Desmonostoc muscorum LEGE 12446 genome encodes:
- a CDS encoding IS4 family transposase, whose amino-acid sequence MKLLEANPYRDCDFGDKRLTDRAVLIAEALKVKYGHPLSEIFQSASDLKRGYEFFSNPKTTFEKLTQPSFKQTAQEIYGIPIVLAVGDTTYLDYKKILEKRDDYGPTGNGGNGLILHSSLALDPDFGQPLGLLWEKLWHRQHKASPPPEETSTAKKKRLKKERLIAKNRAFKEKESYRWVEVFQKVNKLFKGLEMPDGGLLSRVIHVFDREGDIAEVFALQRKNKNTGVVVRAAHNRCLEGENSYLWEYVTSQKVQFIKEIELPETKKRKERTATLEIRYCPVSINPPSRLKKSGNFNVYALFATEINVPDGCEPITWMLLTSELITTQTEASQILRWYTYRWRIEEYHKILKSGCKAESYRLAGESMSTMLGFLTVIAAQLLRMTYLHRNSPHSSAELVLTKIQMDVLLASTPPKQKKQIQLTVDWAIRAIARLGGYLEHRKNSPIGIQVLWRGWLELETLCQGWLLHENLKSIY is encoded by the coding sequence ATGAAACTATTAGAAGCAAACCCGTACCGCGATTGTGATTTTGGTGACAAACGTCTGACCGACAGAGCAGTGTTAATTGCGGAGGCTTTAAAAGTAAAATATGGTCATCCTCTATCAGAAATATTTCAAAGCGCTAGTGACCTCAAACGTGGCTACGAATTCTTTTCTAACCCCAAAACAACTTTTGAGAAATTGACCCAACCATCTTTTAAACAGACGGCACAAGAGATTTATGGCATACCAATAGTATTAGCGGTAGGAGATACTACTTATCTGGATTATAAAAAAATATTAGAAAAAAGAGATGATTATGGGCCTACGGGCAATGGTGGGAACGGACTAATTTTACATAGTTCTTTAGCACTAGACCCAGACTTTGGTCAGCCACTAGGACTATTATGGGAGAAATTGTGGCATCGACAGCACAAAGCATCTCCACCACCAGAGGAAACATCTACGGCAAAAAAAAAGCGATTAAAAAAAGAACGTTTAATCGCCAAGAATAGAGCTTTTAAAGAGAAAGAATCTTATCGATGGGTTGAAGTTTTTCAGAAAGTAAACAAATTATTTAAAGGTTTAGAAATGCCTGATGGGGGACTACTCTCAAGAGTAATTCATGTCTTTGACCGTGAAGGAGATATTGCAGAAGTATTCGCACTTCAACGTAAAAATAAAAATACAGGTGTAGTTGTCAGAGCCGCTCACAATCGTTGTTTAGAAGGAGAAAACTCTTATCTATGGGAGTATGTAACATCCCAGAAAGTGCAGTTTATAAAAGAGATTGAATTACCTGAAACTAAAAAGCGAAAAGAAAGAACTGCCACCTTGGAGATCAGGTATTGTCCAGTATCAATAAATCCTCCTTCTCGGTTAAAAAAGTCAGGCAATTTTAACGTTTACGCGCTCTTTGCAACAGAAATTAATGTGCCAGATGGATGTGAGCCAATTACGTGGATGCTACTGACAAGCGAGTTAATAACAACACAGACAGAAGCATCTCAAATTCTTCGATGGTATACGTATCGCTGGCGGATAGAAGAATATCACAAAATACTAAAATCTGGCTGTAAAGCGGAAAGTTACCGCTTGGCAGGGGAGAGTATGTCAACAATGTTAGGTTTTTTAACAGTGATTGCGGCACAATTACTGCGAATGACTTATCTACACCGGAATTCCCCGCACAGTTCAGCAGAATTGGTGTTAACAAAAATACAAATGGACGTGCTACTTGCTAGTACTCCACCCAAACAAAAAAAGCAGATACAGCTTACAGTTGACTGGGCAATTAGAGCAATTGCACGTCTCGGCGGATACTTAGAACATAGGAAGAATAGCCCTATTGGGATACAAGTTTTGTGGCGAGGCTGGTTGGAATTAGAAACTTTATGCCAAGGTTGGTTGCTACATGAAAATCTAAAATCAATATATTGA